One Gemmatimonadota bacterium genomic window carries:
- a CDS encoding NAD(P)-dependent oxidoreductase, giving the protein MNVLITGAESHLGQAIAGELAPGNQLRLWGSGEPPSKLSENITYFEGDMRDPDTAWRAVRNMQAIIHTGEPPPNLPEDDLACEQELLDLATRGTHVLFKAGIDAGIKRFVYGSTLQIFEAYPDDVYISEMWRPMPSTDKFQLTRYLGEMTAREFARDFPVAVTVLRLGKLIAEEDASTQEPDLMWVDYRDAARAFRLSLNRDAQSELKWNRRFALHHICADIPNPKYLVGQISGPLLRGFQPQHNFEAIWRGGDA; this is encoded by the coding sequence ATGAATGTACTGATAACAGGAGCCGAGAGCCATTTGGGACAGGCCATTGCCGGAGAATTGGCACCGGGCAACCAGTTGCGACTCTGGGGATCGGGCGAACCGCCTTCTAAACTCAGTGAAAACATCACCTATTTTGAAGGCGACATGCGCGACCCGGACACAGCGTGGCGTGCAGTGCGGAACATGCAGGCCATTATACACACAGGTGAGCCGCCTCCCAACCTGCCCGAAGACGATCTCGCCTGCGAACAAGAATTGTTGGACCTCGCAACCCGGGGCACCCATGTCTTATTCAAAGCCGGTATAGACGCCGGTATAAAACGTTTTGTATATGGAAGCACACTCCAAATATTTGAAGCCTATCCCGATGATGTGTATATCAGCGAAATGTGGCGCCCCATGCCATCCACGGACAAATTTCAGCTCACGCGCTATCTCGGCGAAATGACAGCGCGCGAATTTGCGCGCGATTTTCCCGTAGCCGTCACAGTATTGCGCCTGGGCAAGCTAATAGCAGAAGAAGACGCTTCCACTCAAGAGCCAGACCTCATGTGGGTCGATTATCGCGATGCAGCGCGGGCATTTCGCCTATCTCTCAATCGCGATGCACAGTCCGAACTGAAGTGGAACCGGCGATTTGCCCTCCATCACATTTGTGCGGACATTCCAAACCCAAAATATCTGGTCGGCCAAATTAGTGGACCTCTGTTGCGAGGATTTCAACCGCAACACAACTTTGAAGCCATCTGGCGTGGAGGTGACGCGTGA